The segment GTACATACGGGGGCTGCCGAGTAGGCATCGGTAAACAGCAAACCTTGCTCTGCCAATCGATCCAAATTGGGCGTGTCTAGCTTCTCGTTGCCGTAGCAATGAAGGTCCTTCCATCCAAGGTCATCCGCCATGATCAAAACAATGTTCGGCGGCTTGGAGTCGGCCGCAGTTGCGGTTGCGATCATCAAGCAAAGCGGGATCAGTCGAAGGAAAATGTTCATGTTCATCAGTGGTCTGATTTGCTGAGTTGGCTGAAATCGAAGGTCGGGTTCGTTATCGTTTCGGTCGCTTCCATGACGATTGGCGAATCGCCCGGCAAACCGAAAGTCTTGACGACTTGTTGATGGAGGGCAATGCCATGTTTGCAACGTGAATCGAGTGTCCGCACGGCCGCGGGTTGTGAGGGCACCAGAACCGTTAACACGATTCAGCAAATCGAATTGACAAGCCACTGGTTCGAAAAGTGTCACGGGGCATTGTTGTCCGAACTGAAAAGGCGACCTGATCTCGTTCATCGCGTGCTACGGTTTCCGCAACCATCGACCAAAACAGGTGAGTTTTAGCCGACCCCTCATTATCGCGAACGGACTCGCGAACGTGCGATGCGGTGCCCCTCGCGTCCCCCGAGTCAATCGCTTCCCCTGATCTGAATGACGGACAGACGTCATTCGGAGCGACATCATCGCTAACGCGAATGATTATACTGCTCGACAGTTCACCGTCCGCCTCCGACGCGGTTTGCTCGAACCGGGGCAATACGAATTGCACTGAAAAAGAAGCTTACGAGCGGTCGATGCACCCTTACCCGTTTTGCATCACCACATGCAGATGCTGATCCACCGGTTGCAACTCGCAGGGGTTGACCAATCGGCCAATGGCGTTGCGGTAAAAGTCTTGCGTCACGTTGCTGCACAGTGCATCGTAATGGCGAAACAGTTCGCGTGCGGGGCGATCAATCGTAAACACTCCCGCTTGTCCGATCCGCTGTGCCGCCTCGACCCGCTCTCGAGTGCAAGGGTGAGTGTCCAGCAGCCCTGTTTTCCCCGTCGCGATCACGTGCTTCACTTTGGCGACCTCGTCACTGGGCATTTTGTGTCGACAGAGCTGGATCATGCGAGGAATATTGTCAATCATCACGGCTTTCTTGATCAGCGAATACATTCCCTCCATCGCATGACCCGACGCCGCATTCAATAGATGCAACTCTTCGCCCGTACTGACAAACACCTCCGAGCCCACCAAAGCGATCTCGTAGCGGTCCGCATCAAATTCCATCTGACGACTAAAGATGCTGCTGGCCGTGTGCGCCGCGACCATGAATCCCCACAATACCCAGCGTACCAACCCTACACACCCGCGCGCCAACGCCAGTACCAATCCAAATGCGGTTTCGCTTTCGGTGATCGCTTCATCCAGCATTTCGTCGATCGCGTCACGCGCATAAACGACCTTGGCGAACCAAAGATTGATCGCGGCGATGATCAACTGCGCACGCATGCCGGCGCCTTGTGAAAAATGACCAAATTCGTGCGCAAGAACCCCGGCAAGTTGTCGCGTCGTCAGCCCCGAAACCAAGGGAACCCCAATGGTCAACACCAGCTCTCCTTTGAAAATGCCACGAAAACCTGCTCCGTAGGATGCCGAGGCATTCACGTTGCTGTCGACTTGGATGCGTTGAGGGCGAGGGGCTTTGATGGCGTCGCAGATATGATCGACAAGTTCAAACAGCACTGGTTCGCCCTCACGTGTCACCGCGCGTGTGCGACCGGGGCCAAATC is part of the Novipirellula caenicola genome and harbors:
- a CDS encoding M48 family metalloprotease, giving the protein MLEKVIVADANFKLKCPSCEKVLKVPQTVRGKTVRCPACKTAFRIPAAKASPKSQPANPPSAVSPSAVPQATVPQATVPQRRVPPVDSPRPRSARSPIPSTAPPTAAKQQQAPPPPGSADDIDWDDLSLPSTAATAAASPSTSNALDNDDLFADLQLPAATASPMASASQPAAFPVPASVAKVTSSESPKPNVAPGKPAAAPAAKIDFRQEIQRQLDQPIAMHRPSFGYRAGLGLLSLFMMAMPLAYVALVAASAWLVYHYTFHVFPELVSGMGVRGGRAMIFVWLAMVSPIIAGVTVVIFMLKPIFFSLVGFGPGRTRAVTREGEPVLFELVDHICDAIKAPRPQRIQVDSNVNASASYGAGFRGIFKGELVLTIGVPLVSGLTTRQLAGVLAHEFGHFSQGAGMRAQLIIAAINLWFAKVVYARDAIDEMLDEAITESETAFGLVLALARGCVGLVRWVLWGFMVAAHTASSIFSRQMEFDADRYEIALVGSEVFVSTGEELHLLNAASGHAMEGMYSLIKKAVMIDNIPRMIQLCRHKMPSDEVAKVKHVIATGKTGLLDTHPCTRERVEAAQRIGQAGVFTIDRPARELFRHYDALCSNVTQDFYRNAIGRLVNPCELQPVDQHLHVVMQNG